The genomic region GATCTGTTATAAAGGAGATACTACTTGGGTTTTGTACTCtattgtacaaaattttacaagGAAAAATCGCAAATGGTCCTATATGTATAGGCAGTGACAAATTAGTCTTGTAAGTACCAAActgacaattttggtcctataaattttaatttaatgacaaTTTTCGTCATTTCAGCCAAAATTACctaaaaattaccaatatacAGGACCAATTTTAccaattttctaattttataatacaatCCCTGAGTTAAGATACATTGATACTCCTCAGAGCTtgtatttgtgattttacaAAGAAGCATGAGTATTTgtataactaaatttaatttcatagaATGTCGAtgcaatttatcttaaaatattttatatgaatcaaatataaaaatattaaataccgTAAATCATAccatatcaatataatataaatgctGCCATACTAAGATGTCATGAACTacgtaatttaatattttcacacTCATtctagaaagaaagaaaaaaaattgtcgaAGGGCTTCACATGCAACATTTTATTTAGACCTTTTCGTCGAGGACATATGTCAGGTCATTTTACAGTTTGCTACCTAAAATTGACATTGGCAAACAACAAAAGTAATTAACAACATGTGATGGGCACATTATTGGATTTTATTGCTAcgccataaaaaaaaaaaagaaaaaagctatTCCCAACATTTTTAatagatataaattaaaaattagaataaataactattattaatcataattgtATAAAACTGGATATCAAAACTCAacttatcaatatcaaatagatttttttgcTGTAATTATGTGCTATGGTAAGTATTTTTGTCATGACTTTTAGCTACTTTCAGCcacatttacaaaaattatcacGAACAATTATTGTGTGACCGTGGTTAATGactatttactataatttttatttttaatcataatatatttaattttgattaaatattatattttttttaatgtgctTTCACaagttatttctttttttgttttaatatctTTCTCCAAGTATGTTATGTACTTATTGGgtccaaaaaattcttaacGGGGTATAATTGATTTCCACGTAtctaaaaattgcagaaattgctgaaaaataataatgacaaTGAAATATACGTACAAGTAAAACATTAACATGAAGCAACATTCCATGGACACATTCTTCAACAATGATAggcattttgattttgatttatgatATGAAAATCCTATTGAATAATGACTACTTGTcgtttctaatttattatgaattacatatacatatatatatatatatataaaatgtatttttaatacttttgcaaggacaaaaatagaattttattacaagataattttattatttcagaAAGGgcagaattttaaattttatatgttcattgattacatatatatctatactatgactaaatgcaatttactccttgtgatatgtgaaatgagcaaatattcTTTcgcgaaaaaaaaaaattgcaaaaaattgcCACCCCTAGTATGTTTATCATGGGGAGGTGGGGCGGTGGGTGATGGCCCCATCCCTCCcccaattcatttttctttttattttctttttattttctatttctttcttatttttttaatttaaattaaatatttttttaaaatacccattatgccctttctaatttcttaattaatataatttgtcccTAGATATTATAacgaatttcaatttattccgttcaaattttattatatcccaatttcaatgtgtaatttatttactaattaaattcaaatttttaataattaacaattaatcttccaattatgtgaaaaattctacggacgtcgCAGAGAGTGTAAGTATCcctaataaaaactatattacATATATCTGTGTTGATACCATGTTGTGTcctaatctttttaaatttttcgtGTCTCGTGTCCGTGTCATATTGTGTCCGTATTGCCATGTCCGTGTCCAAATATCATAGCTCCATCCTTACATTAgtggatcaaaattatattatctatatgtctacaaaaaactaaaatcctaagaattatgagaaaaacaaaaaaaaaacaaacgtGTGTATGGCCTAATCAATTCATTTGTAAAGATTCAAACTCACATAGCAGGTTCACAAGGTTTAGTTTTAACACTAAACTATGTCTATCgacacataaaataaataaaattaaatttatttgcacTGATATGATTCTCTTTGTCATTTAACGTAAACAAAACATGACCAGATGTGGGTAAATGCTGTCTTCCACCCTGCAAGACTTGAACACTAGTGAACATTATGAATTGCAAATTAAATGGAGCGTCTGGATAAGTGTATAAACAAAAAGGATCCAGAGAAAACAACCTCCACTGTCATTTGCTGCGAGTCCATTTCATTCACACATTGAacttcaatcaaaataaataaacaaaaaagtaatGCTAAGGGAtgtaataatatctttttgcCTTGAGAAAAATAAGCAGAAAGACGATGCAGATGACAGGCACAGCAGGAACAAGTTGCAGAAAAACACCACAAAATCTACAAGCTTGCTAAAGTTACTGGTTTCATGTAGCCGAATACATCTTATTAGAGGAACGCCATGAGCCCTAACAGACACAGCAGGTTCCCATATCTAAAAGGGGTTTTAAGCAGCAGCATCGACTGCTTGACCAGCACCTCCCTTCTGCACAAAAGTTTCGACATACTCTTTCCTGCACATAAACACCTTAAAATTTCAACCATTTAATGTAATAGTTCATTCTTTTTAGTTCTTTTAGTTGGGCACATGCTGGCACTATTTTCGGTTTCAACTTTCTAGTTGTGTGTGAGGGTGTGGAGGGGAGCAGCTGCAGCTGGACTATACCTCGCAGGAAGATGATCATGAGGGCGATTATATGGAGTCCAAATAGGATCACCAACGAAGAGTCGCATTGCCTGCAGATGTAGACATAATAATGATCACGACACTCAGTGTGGAAACCAATGCCTATTCCCCATGGGTTGCTGATGCATATGAATGGGATTGCATTTGCTCAAAATGTACCACATCTTAACAACTCCCTCACAAGGCATCTTAGTTTGGTTTTTGGATTTCTGTTCCCCCTTAAACTGAGACGGGATAATATATTTAGCACAACATGCCAACAGATCATAATTCAGTATACATAAACTCGTAAATGTATTAGTTTAAGCTAATAACAATTGTCAAGCAAGAATTCTTCTGATCATGCCAGTGCAAGCTCTTTTAATCTGTACCTTAATATAGTTGTCTGAATCAAGTGTAAAGCGGTGATAAATTCCAGCAGGCAGAACAATCATAGCCCCTTTCTTCACCCAGATGCGAATCCACGCTTCATCACGATCACGTACATCAAAATAACCTTCAACACAAAAGAAGTCTTTAGGCACCATGATAATCAGTAAGTACTGCTCAGTAACCATGCTAGTTAGTAAATCATAAACCTACCGCTCCCTGCAACACAATAGCGGATCTCCTCATCTGTGTGCAGATGCTCTTCATAGAAGCTCTTGATCTTCTCTTCATAATTAGGCAGTTTTTCTGGGCAAACCTCGCAAAAGTCCTAACAGGGAATCACAGATTTTTACTCCATTTACCTTTTGCTGCAAAGCTAATAACTATATCTGACAGAAATAGCCACCTATAACATACTACCATCTATCTGTTTTATGAACTAGCATACCATGTAAGAATATCCACGAGCTTCACGTATTTTCTTCAATCCGGGATCTGTTTCATAGTTGTCAGCATCTAACCTCCAGCTTAGCACTCCAAGCTCTGAAGAATTGGAACACAGATAAATAAGAAGTTCAAAATTATGAGTAGTAAATAAAATGTGGATGTTTAGGGCGATCTACATCAACATGAATTATGACTCGACCAATGGAATTGGTTAAATGGTTTTCTAGATACCCCTCAGGGCAAATGGGTCGGAACTGACATCTTATATCTCCAAGCCTATGTTAGAGAGACAATTTGTAAGACCACATAATGGACACTTCGGAGAATTCATACCATCAAGTTTTTCAAAGGAGACAAACTCCTTTGGATTCCGGTGATGTGGGAGTCTCTGATCTTCATCACTGTCATCCATATACCATGCCTGAATAACTTCCTCCCTAGCATCctggaagaaaacaaaattgtttagGCAGGTCTTATTCTTGAAGatgattttagttttagtacTATTAGCATTAAGCCACTAAATTTGGCAGGTAAAGAAACTTAAAATGGcaacataaaaacaaaacatctAAGAACTGAATGTCAGTTTAATAGTCGCTGTAACAGAAAATCACCAAATACCCAGCAAGCTATGCAAAGGAGAATCAGGTTTCCTACTAACAGTTAGAGAAGGAAAGAGCAAAGAAAGCATGCAAGTCTTTCATAGATTCTTGAAGAACTTGCTCAGCTTTAAGATTAGCAGGCTAAAACTCATGTCTGAATACGTTGACATCCTATTCATTAATCAATGTTCACCGTCTTGCACCAGTGCACAATACGCCGAGAAACCCAAATTCGAATCAGCAAAAGAACTTTTCATTTCATCTAAAACAATAATCAAGTAAGGACTTCTGCTGAAGAAAAGGGCAATAAGTTCTTGATTCTGCACATTCTTTTTCGTATATCAGAAAAATTGGAACAAACAATTAGCAACCACGAGGGAAGAAACTGGCATGCAACTCAGCTAGCACTATGTAGCAAATTCTTTTCACCACCTGTTGCACTATGCACGCCAGCTACTATGAGCAATTCAGCATGTAAATCTCTCACAATTCGCAGGTTATTAAGCGAATAACCACCCCAGTAAACTTGGACCAAGAATCTGACAACGTGAGAGTTCATCACGTTAAAAGAGAAATCTGCTCCCTGCGCTTCTTCCCAACTCATCATCTCCCCAACGATCGTCCCAAGCAGAGGTAAAAACGTTATCAAGAACAagttttagataaaatataacCATATTAAACTTCACTAAGCAGCATCTGCCAAAGCATTACTTGTTGATCAATGAATGAAGCAAGAACTGGAACAATATACTCAGTCAAGATCATCTATGTTACGCAAAACCACGAGTCAAAGCTATGATCATTTAATTACAACCTCTAGCCAAGATCAATTGAGGATTAAAACAAACAACTTTCCATTGGTtgctaaaaattttaaattcaaaattcaattttcacaaGAATCCAAATACCACATGCGCagacaaatatatacaaaattatccaaatataCCAACACGATAAGCTCGGAGCATCATCAGCTCAAACTTTGATCCTTGCTTaagaaattttctataattacagCATGCACACAACCACATAACATCAGGAAGAACACAATCTACAGATAGTAGAAATTCCATACCTTGCTAAGCGAACCCATTTCTCTTCCTCGggcgctctctctctctctctctctctctctctcaaacgATATTAGCGTGCGATGAATTGAAGCCGAATAGGGCGAAAAATATCatcttaataatattgatcCGCACGATACTGTAAAGACTGGTTTACCCCTTGACGTAGAGTATTTTGTGCGTCCACGTTAATTGAAACGGAGGAGAGTGAATGATGGCTCTTTCGTCATTTGCATAAAGAGAATCAGATTTCATTACGACAGTCTAAATGGATGGACAGAAAAACTTTGCACGTTTTTTGAAGGGcaattgttcaattaaatttgttttgcatttttcacCCTTAACTTGTAAAAATAACAGTTTGCTTCCTCTAATTACTTGGCAAACGGCACGCTTTGTCTGTTTTCAGTTGAAATTGTTGTCGGAACAATTATTGAGGTCATATTTCAAAGGGTAAAATCggtagttattatttattttctctctttttttagtggaattaatttcaattatatcataaatttcaatcagCAACAATCAATATGCGTAAGTTACCAATAAGTAATAGTTTATTTGGAACTGTATTAGTACTacgatattaataaaacaacacCACCGTTCCAACTTGTACCAAATTTTGGAAAGGTATTTGTACACATTCTGTATAcagtaaaactcataattaggaacgatttttctcataattgcTTATGTTCTTACTCAATCCCTACCAAATTGTACCCATTTTGGAATACATTTACTAATTGTCATCTTTTGGACATTCATTATCACATATATAGGAACGGTCATTGCAAGACCgtcctaattttaataatgtgtTTCAATAGAGTACCAATCATTTACCGTTACTATTTTGGAACCTTCTTTGCAACGGAGTTTGTAACTATTTGTTTGGAACACAGTTTGGAATGGTTTCGccattccaaaaatataacataaaaaatgggGATTATGACGTCATCTACCAAGTTCTATTCCTAATGTGTTTCAAAATCCGTTCCAATATGGAACGCGTTTTGGAACGATTGTCAGATCCATTATAGATGTTTGATTACAGAAACAATGAACTTTCAATCATAACTATTATCTTCGTCAGTCTCATAATCCTCATCAAAGTTATCTTCATCAGATTCATCAGCAGATTCACCATTGGCCGTTCGGGATGTACCTGCTCCTTGTTGATTTGCAACAGAAAGATacaataactaattatataccATTTGGGCCATGCAAGTCATAACTATGATTGTCCATCACAACTTGTGGAGTAGGTATTATCTCTTCTTGAAATGTGATTTCGATCCATCTCGAGTCATCAATGACTCTTCTGGCTTGTCTTTTGCATATAGTCATCTAATCCACTTTGTCTCTCGTCATGCTGAGGTACTCCATGTAGTATACTTGTTGCGCTAGGAAAATTGGTTTGTTCTTTTGGTATACCTTCTTGAAGTTTACATCAACGAGGTGATAACGAGGATGTACATTCATAGCTCTCATGGGATCTATCTAACAACATTTGAACAGAATGATCTACATGTTTAGAATAAGTGGGTATTCTAGTTGAATTATCTCTTCGAAAATTCCATAGAAGTCACTGTCCGTGTCTGTATATAACGAGCTTTTGACACAAACCCCACAGTCCATAGTTGACTTGCTTACATTGTGATGTTTCAGATTAGAAGGGCACAGGGATCACCATTATCAGAAACATATACTCAGAACTCATGCACATTCCCTTGTGGTACGAACCATTCGTGCACAAATCCAGTCTAACATTACAGGGCTCTGCTGCAAAATTGGGATATGATTGGTCAAAATGCCTCCATGCCTCTGCATCAGACGGAAGGGATGGGGATCCCTCCTCCGATTTGACGGTTGCATGCCATGTCATGTTCTTAGCAGTCTCTTTTGAAGCATACAACCTCTGTAGGCGATGAATAATCGGCCGGTACCTAAGAATGGCATACAGGGTCTTTTTACGATTAGAATTTTGCTCCCTGGTCGGCCTGTACTTAGTTTCTCTAGAAAACTTATAGTACTCCAAATCAACATTGTCCTCCAGTACAATATGCAATCATTTTTACacacatcaatcttctcaacaaGTAAACCCAAGTCTCTTTATCAACTTCTTCGTATTATAGTAATCAAAAGGCAGGGTGTGGTCGTGAGACAATATCTTATCAGCCCACTAGAAAATTCGATGATATGTTCTCTCAAAAAAATAAGCCTCGACCTTGATATCAACCAACTCAGCAATAGATGTCAATTGAGATTAGGTGCAACCATTCTACAATGGTTGCCAACAACATACACTACTTCATGAAATCGATCTGCCAGCCCAAACACATAAACATAGGAACACCCCCTgtaatatgaactaggccGCCCATCAGTAGGGCATGACCTCGTACCATCATAAGGCGCACCATCCTAGTTATAATTAGAAGACTCAAAAGCCAGCTTGATGACATCAAAAACCATCCTCTGCGTCCAATGCATTTGTGCCACATCACCCCAGTGTCTACTGGTACCCTCGTCCTCAGGAGCCGCAggagt from Sesamum indicum cultivar Zhongzhi No. 13 linkage group LG3, S_indicum_v1.0, whole genome shotgun sequence harbors:
- the LOC105158402 gene encoding 1,2-dihydroxy-3-keto-5-methylthiopentene dioxygenase 3 isoform X2 produces the protein MDDSDEDQRLPHHRNPKEFVSFEKLDELGVLSWRLDADNYETDPGLKKIREARGYSYMDFCEVCPEKLPNYEEKIKSFYEEHLHTDEEIRYCVAGSGYFDVRDRDEAWIRIWVKKGAMIVLPAGIYHRFTLDSDNYIKAMRLFVGDPIWTPYNRPHDHLPARKEYVETFVQKGGAGQAVDAAA
- the LOC105158402 gene encoding 1,2-dihydroxy-3-keto-5-methylthiopentene dioxygenase 2 isoform X1; amino-acid sequence: MGSLSKDAREEVIQAWYMDDSDEDQRLPHHRNPKEFVSFEKLDELGVLSWRLDADNYETDPGLKKIREARGYSYMDFCEVCPEKLPNYEEKIKSFYEEHLHTDEEIRYCVAGSGYFDVRDRDEAWIRIWVKKGAMIVLPAGIYHRFTLDSDNYIKAMRLFVGDPIWTPYNRPHDHLPARKEYVETFVQKGGAGQAVDAAA